In Pieris rapae chromosome 18, ilPieRapa1.1, whole genome shotgun sequence, one genomic interval encodes:
- the LOC110994507 gene encoding esterase FE4: MTMAILDVVFVFSFVNYVYGAQIRIDPLVLIDQGLVSGLKSLDGSYSKFLGIPYGEVDLNNPFGEAHPHPGFGSEVYKAYAGNKICPQSIKSSTPLRAADGPEETLDCLRLNVYTPTVASSQNPLPVLIWIHGGIYAEGSASNYGPENLVKQGIVVVTVNYRLGPYGFMCLDIPSVPGNTGLKDQYLAIRWVRNHIRAFGGNPYNVTIGGQSAGAGSVLHHLYSKKDKLYSKVIVQSGTPQKPVSFTEADEEAAIKISSHLGFNTSDTEKALEFLTKSSHVLVARAAADLNLKLRPCKEKHFDGVENFIDTNPFSLSNAKKVKNTPILIGQTSKEHYGSQAKNADDYYKTDPFLDTLKDNFIMDDDKIAKAAQTVRHFYIGDKAISRDITTELETFTTDFLYNHPIERTLVNLLNEKASPVYEYEFRYLANQDKEGAPHCEELKYLFQYKDVVVEENDENQFVISRVTKLWANFIKYGNPTPTVDELLPIKWTPVSEGNRPYMIIDSELKIENRVNKERMAFWDLFYEAFGQYNKYLKI, encoded by the exons ATGACCATGGCCATTTTAGatgtagtttttgtttttagttttgtaaattatgtgTATGGCGCTCAAATTCGCATTGATCCCTTAGTTTTAATAGACCAAGGCCTGGTTAGTGGTCTCAAATCTTTAGATGGAAGTTATTCAAAGTTTCTTGGAATTCCTTATGGTGAAGTGGATTTAAACAATCCATTTGGA GAAGCACACCCTCATCCGGGTTTTGGAAGCGAAGTATATAAGGCATATGCCGGAAACAAAATATGTCCACAAAGTATTAAGTCTTCAACACCTTTGCGAGCTGCAGATGGTCCGGAGGAAACATTGGATTGTCTGCGATTGAATGTCTACACTCCAACTGTAGCCAGTTCGCAAAATCCCTTACCAGTATTAATTTGGATACACGGAGGCATCTACGCCGAAGGTAGTGCAAGCAATTACGGCCCTGAAAATCTTGTAAAGCAAGGAATCGTCGTAGTAACTGTCAACTATCGCTTAGGACCTTACGGCTTCATGTGTCTTGATATACCAAGTGTCCCTGGCAACACAGGTTTGAAAGATCAATATTTAGCAATTCGTTGGGTGAGGAATCACATTCGCGCGTTTGGAGGAAACCCGTATAACGTTACTATCGGTGGGCAAAGTGCAGGTGCGGGATCAGTATTACACCACTTGTAttctaaaaaagataaattgtATTCCAAAGTTATAGTACAAAGCGGCACTCCTCAAAAACCCGTTTCATTTACGGAAGCTGATGAAGAAGCTGCTATTAAAATATCCTCTCATTTAGGCTTTAATACAAGTGATACAGAAAAAGCTTTAGAATTCTTAACGAAGTCGTCGCATGTGTTGGTTGCCCGAGCTGCTGcagatttgaatttaaaattaagaccGTGTAAAGAGAAACATTTTGATGGAGTTGAAAATTTCATCGACACAAATCCATTCTCCTTATCGAATGCaaagaaagttaaaaatactCCAATCTTAATCGGACAAACCAGTAAAGAACATTATGGTTCGCAAGCCAAAAATGCTGATGATTACTACAAGACTGATCCATTCCTGGATACTTTAAAGGATAACTTTATTATGGATGATGATAAGATAGCGAAAGCGGCACAAACAGTTAGGCACTTTTATATTGGAGACAAAGCAATATCGCGAGATATAACTACCGAACTAGAAACCTTTACTACTGATTTCTTATATAATCACCCGATTGAAAGAACACtagtcaatttattaaatgaaaaagcaaGTCCTGTATATGAATATGAGTTCCGATACCTTGCAAATCAAGATAAAGAAGGGGCACCGCATTGTGAGGAACTGAAATATCTATTCCAATATAAAGACGTCGTAGTTGAAGAAAATGACGAAAATCAATTTGTTATCAGCCGTGTTACAAAGCTCTGGGCAAATTTCATCAAATATGG AAACCCAACACCAACAGTTGATGAGTTATTGCCAATCAAATGGACTCCTGTCTCAGAAGGAAACAGACCATATATGATAATAGACTCAGAACTCAAAATTGAAAATAGAGTCAATAAGGAGAGAATGGCATTCTgggatttattttatgaagctTTTggacaatataataaatatctcaaaatataa